One segment of Anatilimnocola aggregata DNA contains the following:
- a CDS encoding universal stress protein, whose protein sequence is MSNHLQFHKLLVAVDFSPASCAAIQQAVWVAKQTGAALTLVHVLPNIRKSMHSASIDAKLDLLYGEGSVFHREVLSAAELRLQQLAEKVADPDLVIKHKVLLGEPLAEICRITQVGEYDLVLAGAHAMTVWQELFVGSTAKRLIHICPAPVWIVRPEHVSQPAAILTATDFSPVSRRAVDVASSLAHVAKAPLHMLHVVDSMDVPEDIFSKLSEGKSLRNEINEAAKQRFDEFISALGVQGDLRPHLTWGTPWKEINRISDQLQIDLLVVGSIGRSGITGMFMGNTAERLLACCRSSLLTVKPANFLCPIPLGETVTEIAGQPAFIG, encoded by the coding sequence ATGTCAAACCATCTCCAGTTTCATAAGCTTCTAGTTGCTGTCGATTTCTCACCTGCGTCGTGTGCTGCGATACAGCAGGCGGTGTGGGTTGCAAAACAAACAGGTGCGGCGCTCACCCTGGTACACGTGCTGCCTAACATAAGAAAATCCATGCACTCGGCGTCAATCGACGCCAAACTCGACTTGCTGTACGGCGAAGGCAGCGTGTTCCATCGCGAAGTACTAAGCGCGGCCGAGTTGCGCCTGCAGCAATTGGCCGAGAAGGTCGCCGATCCCGATCTAGTGATCAAGCACAAGGTTTTGCTGGGGGAGCCTTTGGCTGAAATTTGCCGCATCACGCAGGTTGGAGAATACGACTTGGTGCTCGCCGGTGCTCATGCGATGACTGTCTGGCAAGAGCTCTTTGTCGGCAGCACCGCCAAAAGGCTCATTCACATCTGCCCAGCTCCTGTTTGGATCGTCCGGCCCGAGCACGTCAGTCAACCTGCTGCCATTCTAACGGCCACCGATTTCTCGCCCGTCAGTCGCCGCGCAGTCGATGTAGCCAGCAGCCTAGCTCACGTTGCAAAAGCCCCTCTGCACATGTTGCATGTCGTAGATTCAATGGATGTACCCGAAGATATCTTCAGCAAATTGTCTGAAGGGAAGTCACTTCGTAACGAGATTAACGAAGCCGCGAAACAGCGATTCGATGAGTTCATATCCGCACTCGGTGTCCAGGGTGATCTTAGGCCGCACCTGACTTGGGGCACGCCCTGGAAAGAAATCAATCGCATTTCCGATCAGCTACAAATCGACTTACTCGTTGTAGGCAGCATCGGCCGTAGTGGGATAACCGGCATGTTCATGGGCAATACTGCTGAGCGACTCCTCGCATGTTGCCGGAGTAGCTTATTGACCGTTAAGCCCGCGAACTTTCTTTGCCCCATTCCGCTCGGCGAAACGGTTACTGAAATTGCCGGCCAACCGGCCTTCATTGGTTGA
- a CDS encoding macro domain-containing protein, with amino-acid sequence MIHEVSGDILLTKAQAIAHGVAPNDHFDHGLAAALHERWPTMVKDFRHYAHQTHPKPGEFWFWDATGVQVFNLLTQEGEHGHGAKPGRATTAYVNHSLKRLRHELEKEKIKSVALPKLATGVGGLDWTVVLPLIHTHLGDLSISVFVYTHCQKGVQATEVGA; translated from the coding sequence ATGATTCATGAAGTCTCTGGTGATATCCTGTTGACCAAAGCGCAAGCCATTGCCCATGGAGTGGCTCCGAACGACCACTTCGACCATGGCCTAGCTGCCGCGTTGCACGAAAGGTGGCCGACTATGGTCAAAGACTTTCGCCACTATGCTCATCAAACTCATCCGAAGCCGGGTGAGTTTTGGTTCTGGGACGCAACTGGAGTGCAGGTGTTCAATTTGCTGACCCAAGAGGGGGAACACGGTCACGGTGCCAAGCCTGGCAGGGCCACCACCGCATATGTGAACCACAGCCTGAAGAGGCTTCGGCATGAATTAGAAAAAGAAAAGATTAAAAGCGTCGCGTTGCCGAAACTGGCGACCGGAGTAGGTGGATTGGACTGGACGGTAGTGCTGCCGCTGATCCATACCCATTTAGGCGACCTCTCCATTTCGGTGTTCGTTTACACACATTGTCAGAAGGGCGTGCAGGCAACTGAAGTCGGTGCGTAG
- a CDS encoding zinc metalloprotease has product MAITAGHPGHARLKFNPVGRPNEPIQDSLKVLVYAPLEVLVYVYLVTDGQGRTSALSFAAVAGRLKDINEFLTPQTGISFRLNLNERFTVAADLGQQVTTEPEVWAILDELNANADRFAPTLANISLYVVQRWSALDECASVTCTKDVRGLADPRSDVTGERRCIMEDDTSVKRYLTRLAHELRHTLGAEHDDDHGDAALMAFRKGEDGLYIYPNTVREIRGLP; this is encoded by the coding sequence GTGGCGATCACGGCCGGGCACCCCGGCCACGCGCGGCTCAAGTTTAACCCGGTCGGCCGCCCAAACGAGCCGATTCAGGACTCGCTGAAGGTGCTGGTGTATGCACCGCTGGAGGTGTTGGTTTACGTCTACCTCGTGACCGACGGCCAGGGTCGCACCTCCGCCCTTTCATTCGCCGCCGTCGCCGGCCGGCTGAAAGACATCAACGAATTCCTAACCCCGCAAACGGGCATCTCGTTCCGGCTGAACCTCAACGAGCGGTTCACCGTCGCCGCCGACCTCGGCCAGCAGGTCACGACAGAACCCGAGGTGTGGGCGATACTCGACGAGTTGAACGCCAACGCGGACCGGTTCGCCCCGACCCTCGCTAACATCAGCCTCTATGTCGTGCAACGCTGGTCGGCACTCGACGAATGCGCTAGCGTAACCTGCACGAAGGACGTCCGTGGCCTGGCCGACCCGCGGTCGGACGTGACCGGCGAGCGCCGGTGCATCATGGAGGACGATACCAGCGTGAAGCGATACCTCACGAGGCTCGCCCACGAGTTGCGGCATACGCTGGGGGCCGAACACGATGACGACCACGGTGACGCCGCGTTGATGGCGTTCCGCAAGGGAGAGGACGGCCTGTACATCTACCCTAACACCGTGCGCGAAATCCGCGGGCTGCCATGA
- a CDS encoding Imm50 family immunity protein, with product MAWYDECDNPKIISGYYSTLLPLNRIDLHEVVLHRDGPLLKLRGNLPVFPDRPSKRWPEQANTAQVTIALWGVSSVSIREWATTIEGTFALERLGPQRLSFSFCSDATTIRGECDSARIDEITAYIKGAA from the coding sequence ATGGCCTGGTACGACGAGTGCGATAATCCGAAAATCATCAGCGGTTACTATTCCACGCTGTTGCCGCTCAACCGCATTGACCTACACGAGGTCGTGCTTCATCGCGATGGCCCACTGCTCAAGTTGCGCGGCAATCTGCCAGTCTTTCCTGACCGACCAAGCAAGCGATGGCCAGAGCAAGCCAACACCGCTCAGGTCACGATTGCACTTTGGGGCGTTTCTAGCGTCAGCATCAGAGAGTGGGCGACTACTATTGAGGGCACTTTTGCGTTGGAGCGTCTCGGCCCGCAGCGGCTTTCGTTCAGCTTTTGTTCCGATGCCACTACGATTCGTGGCGAGTGCGACTCAGCACGTATTGATGAGATCACAGCATACATCAAGGGCGCGGCCTAA
- a CDS encoding WD40 repeat domain-containing protein: protein MNESSQGVITIRRPRRFVAAALSDFIVRSDGQKIGRVEWGARADFTVAPGEHMVDVSMDWGWLRPQRVVVDPGTRTELIISGRSGAAWKICLPAFFAIVIAIAFLAVLRQFTSFTDANWLLRSAVGFGGFAVICAGYWFVTRKLGSEYWDYWAAYTLELAGATTANVERGRRLAAWLGVACLGLVPVWSLSAQEPKLRATLQGHTNAVVSVAFSPDSKTLASASYDGTLKLWDMTTGKERATLGEYKGCLGCVAFSPDGKTLASGAIGSPVPLPDLKQVKLWDVATGKVRATLEEDAYFVHSVAFSPDGKTLASVNGDVTLWDLATNKERATLQGHTEEDQTTSEPAYGVESVVFSPDGKTLAAASHDMTIKVWDAATAKRSTLQGHTHAVYSVAFSSDSKTLASASGDKTVRLWDLATNKERAILKGHTESVVSVAFSPDGKILASASHDKTVKLWDVATGTERATLLGTESVMFVAFSPDGRMLASAGGTTANAPGELKVWDIASGM, encoded by the coding sequence ATGAACGAATCCAGCCAGGGCGTGATCACTATCCGGAGGCCAAGAAGATTTGTTGCCGCCGCTTTGAGTGACTTCATCGTGCGAAGCGATGGCCAAAAAATAGGGCGGGTGGAGTGGGGAGCGCGAGCTGACTTCACCGTCGCTCCGGGGGAACACATGGTGGACGTATCGATGGACTGGGGCTGGTTGCGCCCGCAACGAGTCGTCGTCGATCCGGGTACCAGAACCGAGTTGATAATCAGCGGGCGGTCAGGCGCGGCCTGGAAGATATGCTTGCCGGCGTTTTTCGCAATCGTGATCGCCATCGCGTTTCTCGCGGTGTTGCGGCAGTTCACATCGTTCACCGACGCGAACTGGTTGCTGCGGTCGGCAGTGGGCTTCGGTGGCTTTGCCGTGATCTGCGCCGGTTATTGGTTCGTGACCCGAAAACTTGGCAGCGAATACTGGGATTACTGGGCTGCCTACACCCTGGAATTGGCGGGAGCGACCACGGCGAATGTGGAGCGAGGACGACGGCTGGCGGCGTGGCTGGGCGTGGCCTGCCTGGGACTGGTGCCGGTGTGGTCCCTGTCGGCACAAGAACCTAAGCTGCGGGCCACTCTCCAGGGGCATACCAATGCGGTTGTGTCCGTGGCATTCAGCCCGGATAGCAAGACCCTGGCATCGGCCAGCTATGATGGGACGCTGAAATTGTGGGACATGACCACAGGCAAGGAGCGAGCAACCCTGGGCGAGTACAAGGGCTGTCTCGGCTGTGTTGCGTTCTCCCCCGACGGGAAGACCCTGGCATCGGGGGCAATCGGATCGCCTGTTCCCTTACCCGATCTCAAGCAAGTCAAGTTGTGGGACGTGGCCACCGGCAAGGTACGCGCCACCCTCGAGGAGGATGCTTACTTCGTCCACTCCGTGGCATTCAGCCCGGATGGCAAGACCCTGGCATCGGTGAACGGCGACGTCACGCTCTGGGATTTGGCCACCAACAAAGAGCGAGCCACCCTCCAAGGGCATACCGAAGAGGATCAGACCACGAGCGAACCTGCCTACGGTGTCGAGTCCGTGGTGTTCAGCCCGGATGGCAAGACGCTGGCGGCGGCGAGCCATGACATGACCATCAAGGTCTGGGACGCGGCTACCGCCAAGCGGTCGACCCTTCAGGGACATACTCATGCGGTCTATTCCGTGGCCTTTAGCTCGGATAGCAAGACTTTGGCATCGGCGAGCGGCGACAAGACTGTCAGGCTTTGGGACTTGGCCACCAATAAGGAGCGGGCCATCCTCAAGGGCCATACCGAGTCCGTAGTATCCGTAGCGTTCAGCCCGGATGGCAAGATCCTGGCCTCAGCGAGCCACGACAAGACCGTCAAGTTATGGGATGTGGCCACCGGCACGGAGCGAGCCACCCTTCTAGGAACGGAGTCGGTAATGTTTGTGGCGTTCAGCCCGGACGGTCGGATGTTGGCTTCTGCCGGTGGGACGACCGCCAACGCACCGGGTGAGTTGAAGGTCTGGGACATCGCCAGCGGCATGTAG
- a CDS encoding GNAT family N-acetyltransferase — protein MNATFELLSPRLRLRRLQRDDAAAIFQYRSLPEVARFQSRESFTADDAATLIAAQEGIAPNTPGTWLQLLLTLKDQKTVVGDCGIHFLPGDDRQVELGITLSPEYQGRVPRPRTSG, from the coding sequence ATGAATGCTACGTTCGAACTGTTGTCGCCACGTCTACGCCTGCGACGTCTCCAACGAGATGATGCCGCAGCAATTTTCCAATATCGGTCGTTGCCCGAGGTTGCACGCTTCCAGTCTCGGGAGTCGTTCACAGCCGATGACGCGGCAACCTTGATCGCGGCTCAGGAAGGTATCGCTCCGAATACACCCGGCACCTGGTTGCAACTACTGCTAACGCTAAAGGATCAGAAGACAGTTGTCGGCGACTGTGGGATCCACTTTCTCCCGGGCGACGACCGCCAGGTGGAATTGGGAATCACCCTGTCGCCCGAGTACCAAGGCCGAGTACCAAGGCCGAGGACTAGCGGCTGA
- a CDS encoding GNAT family N-acetyltransferase, giving the protein MGSTFSRATTARWNWESPCRPSTKAEYQGRGLAAEAIANVLRYLFDSLGKHRVWALTDAENGKAGNLFRRLGVRQEAHFVENIWYKGAWGSEFVFAILRREWLERAGLVTADERSAD; this is encoded by the coding sequence GTGGGATCCACTTTCTCCCGGGCGACGACCGCCAGGTGGAATTGGGAATCACCCTGTCGCCCGAGTACCAAGGCCGAGTACCAAGGCCGAGGACTAGCGGCTGAGGCCATAGCGAACGTGCTGCGGTACCTCTTCGACTCGCTCGGTAAACATCGGGTGTGGGCCCTCACGGACGCCGAGAACGGTAAAGCAGGGAATTTGTTTCGGCGTTTGGGTGTTCGCCAGGAGGCGCACTTCGTCGAGAACATCTGGTACAAGGGGGCGTGGGGTAGCGAGTTTGTGTTCGCCATCCTGCGCCGCGAGTGGCTCGAACGGGCTGGGCTCGTGACGGCCGACGAGCGCAGCGCCGACTAA
- a CDS encoding alpha/beta hydrolase, with product MFRLLLLGLVFGFSLSTLPATTLCAADKPAEKPAEKPKAPVDPPTLANVSYGEHPKQVIDFYKAESKEPTPVVFYIHGGGWRGGSKNAFGAKTYLAEGISVVSVEYRFVQEAGDVTPPVKAPLHDAARALQFVRSKAAEWNIDKKRIGATGGSAGACSSLWLAFHDDLADPKSSDPVARESTRLTCAAVVGAQTSLDPKQIREWMPNGTYGAHAFYPSGGDKKVPAFATWLEEREKLMPWIQEYSPYSLVTADDPPVALFYGSAPAMGKETKDPTHSANYGLPLQEKCKSVGVECELNYPKSPDAKPATVHSYLIGKLTAKK from the coding sequence ATGTTCCGACTTCTCCTTCTCGGCCTGGTGTTCGGGTTCTCCCTTTCTACGCTTCCGGCAACCACGTTGTGTGCCGCCGACAAGCCCGCAGAAAAGCCTGCCGAGAAACCGAAGGCCCCGGTCGATCCGCCGACACTGGCCAACGTTTCGTACGGCGAACATCCGAAGCAGGTGATCGACTTTTACAAGGCCGAGTCGAAGGAGCCGACGCCGGTGGTGTTCTACATCCACGGCGGCGGGTGGCGCGGCGGCTCAAAAAACGCGTTCGGTGCCAAGACTTACCTCGCCGAGGGCATTTCCGTCGTGTCGGTCGAATATCGTTTTGTGCAAGAGGCTGGCGACGTAACACCGCCGGTGAAAGCGCCCTTGCACGATGCGGCCCGAGCCTTGCAATTCGTCCGCAGCAAGGCGGCCGAGTGGAATATCGACAAGAAGCGAATTGGTGCCACTGGTGGCTCCGCCGGAGCATGCAGTAGTTTATGGCTCGCTTTTCACGACGATCTGGCCGACCCGAAAAGCAGCGACCCCGTGGCTCGTGAATCAACGCGGTTGACGTGCGCTGCGGTCGTTGGAGCGCAGACGTCGCTCGACCCCAAGCAAATTCGCGAGTGGATGCCGAACGGGACTTATGGAGCCCACGCCTTCTATCCGAGCGGCGGCGACAAGAAAGTGCCGGCGTTCGCGACTTGGCTCGAAGAGCGCGAAAAGCTAATGCCGTGGATCCAAGAGTATTCGCCGTACTCGCTTGTGACGGCCGACGATCCGCCGGTCGCTCTCTTTTACGGCTCCGCGCCGGCGATGGGGAAAGAAACGAAAGACCCGACCCACTCGGCCAACTACGGCCTGCCGCTACAAGAAAAGTGCAAGAGCGTCGGCGTCGAGTGCGAGTTGAACTACCCCAAGTCGCCCGACGCGAAGCCCGCGACCGTCCACTCGTATCTGATCGGCAAATTGACGGCTAAGAAATAG
- a CDS encoding GNAT family N-acetyltransferase, which produces MGDIRDYLPDDESNCLDIFDSNRPKYFTGPERDLFAAFLRRMDQPYFVAEVAGKVRGCGGFRVDYFGVGYLDWGMVHANWHRQGSGANLLRWRLERIRLIAHAWCVLIDTSQHTAPFFARFGFEAFRVIADGYQPGLDKVFMRLVWAPGHVEP; this is translated from the coding sequence GTGGGCGACATTCGCGATTACCTGCCGGACGATGAGTCGAACTGCTTAGACATCTTCGACAGCAACCGCCCGAAGTATTTCACCGGGCCGGAGCGTGATCTCTTCGCCGCCTTCCTTCGGCGGATGGATCAGCCGTACTTTGTGGCCGAGGTCGCAGGGAAGGTCCGCGGATGCGGCGGGTTCCGTGTCGATTACTTCGGCGTGGGCTACCTGGACTGGGGCATGGTCCACGCGAACTGGCACCGGCAGGGCTCGGGAGCGAACCTGCTCCGATGGCGTCTCGAACGGATTCGGCTGATCGCCCATGCGTGGTGCGTTTTGATTGACACCAGTCAGCACACCGCTCCGTTTTTCGCCCGGTTCGGCTTCGAGGCGTTTCGGGTGATCGCCGACGGGTATCAGCCGGGCCTGGACAAAGTGTTCATGCGGCTCGTCTGGGCACCAGGGCACGTCGAACCATGA
- a CDS encoding type I restriction endonuclease subunit R has translation MLNESAIEAVTLDWLRELGYTVGHGWQLAPGEPAAERSSFGHVTLEGRLRDAIIRLNSSIPGDACEDAIRKVLLVAKPSLVQTNRAFHKMLREGVEVEYARPDGTIAGDHVKLVDFADISKNDWLVVNQFTVVEGQANRRPDLVIFINGLPLAIIELKNATDEDATIWSAYAQLQTYKAEIPSLVHYNAVLVASDGLQARIGSLTANQEWFKVWRTIEGEGESPASVLELEVMIRGVFERRRFLDMLQHFIVFDEDPDTGVVQKVIAGYHQYHAVNAAVDETIRASGMGKTAGALGGKPGDKRAGVVWHTQGSGKSFSMLFYAARVVRHPAMQNPTLVVLTDRNDLDQQLFGQFQRCHDLLGQMPVQAESRERLRELLSVASGGVIFTTVQKFVPETKGKRFDALSERKNIIVIADEAHRSQYEFGSHVVNRKDGTSYVAHGLAANLRDALPNASFIGFTGTPIELKDANTRAVFGNYISVYDIQRAVADKATVPIYYESRIAKLALNASELPKIDEQFEEITEGEELTNREKLKAKWAALEVLVGDPNRLKLIAADLVAHFEKRWEAMDGKAMVVCMSRRICVDLYDQIIKLRPDWASAKDDEVEAEKGKDCVVKIVMTGSAEDGPDWQPHIRNKDRRRKLATRFKDSKDPFRIVIVRDMWLTGFDAPCLHTMYADKPMHGHGLMQAIARVNRVFRDKPGGLVVDYLGLADQLKQALATYTESGGKGEPTIDTKKAIAVMLEKHGIAADMLHGFNWAKWSTGTPIEQLSLIPAGQEHILQQENGKSRFVQVVMELSRAYALCAASDEAVAVRDDVSFFQAISAALNKQTTGGSKRTPEQLAAAIRQLVSKAIITEGKVIDVFTAAGLPRPDISILSDQFLVEVRNLKHKNVAAELLEKLLKDELKVRAKRNLVQSQLFSEKLRNTLNAYHNRAIATQEVIDELIKLAKELDAATKAGRETGLSDDEIAFYDALAANESAVQAMGNDQLKVIAAELITQVRKSVTIDWTLRESARAKIRVMVKRILNRFGYPPDLQEEAVKTVLMQAELLCVDWASE, from the coding sequence ATGCTAAACGAATCCGCAATTGAAGCTGTGACCTTGGATTGGCTCCGGGAACTTGGGTATACCGTCGGCCATGGGTGGCAACTAGCACCAGGCGAGCCCGCCGCTGAACGGTCGTCGTTCGGGCATGTAACGCTTGAAGGTCGACTACGCGATGCGATTATCCGATTGAACTCGAGTATTCCGGGCGATGCTTGCGAGGACGCTATCCGCAAGGTTCTGTTGGTTGCAAAGCCTTCGCTCGTGCAAACGAACCGGGCTTTCCACAAAATGCTCCGGGAAGGAGTTGAGGTTGAGTACGCGCGACCTGACGGCACGATTGCCGGTGATCATGTCAAGTTAGTCGACTTTGCTGACATCAGCAAAAATGACTGGCTGGTCGTGAACCAGTTCACCGTCGTCGAGGGGCAGGCGAATCGCCGGCCCGATTTAGTGATCTTCATCAACGGACTGCCGCTGGCGATTATCGAGCTCAAAAACGCCACCGATGAAGACGCCACGATCTGGTCCGCCTATGCACAGCTGCAGACTTACAAGGCAGAAATACCGTCGCTGGTGCATTACAACGCGGTGCTGGTCGCCAGCGATGGATTGCAGGCCCGGATTGGGTCGTTGACCGCCAATCAGGAGTGGTTCAAGGTTTGGCGGACGATCGAAGGTGAAGGTGAGTCGCCCGCATCGGTTTTGGAGTTGGAGGTCATGATTCGCGGCGTGTTTGAGCGCCGCCGATTCCTCGACATGCTGCAGCACTTCATCGTTTTTGATGAAGACCCCGACACTGGCGTGGTTCAAAAGGTGATTGCTGGCTACCACCAGTATCACGCGGTCAACGCCGCGGTTGATGAGACGATCCGCGCCAGTGGCATGGGCAAGACTGCCGGTGCGCTTGGCGGAAAACCTGGAGACAAGCGGGCCGGCGTCGTCTGGCACACCCAAGGAAGCGGCAAGAGCTTTTCGATGCTGTTTTATGCCGCCCGAGTCGTCCGTCACCCAGCGATGCAGAATCCCACGTTGGTCGTGCTTACCGACCGGAACGACCTGGATCAGCAACTCTTCGGGCAATTCCAACGCTGCCACGATCTACTGGGCCAAATGCCGGTGCAGGCAGAAAGCCGGGAACGGTTACGGGAACTGCTCTCCGTCGCCAGCGGCGGCGTCATATTCACCACCGTGCAAAAGTTCGTGCCGGAAACCAAGGGCAAGCGATTTGACGCCCTCTCTGAGCGCAAGAACATCATCGTCATCGCCGACGAAGCTCACCGCAGCCAGTACGAGTTTGGCTCGCACGTAGTCAACCGTAAGGATGGTACGAGCTACGTCGCACACGGCCTGGCCGCGAATCTGAGGGATGCCCTGCCCAACGCGTCGTTTATTGGTTTCACGGGTACGCCGATCGAACTGAAAGATGCCAACACCCGGGCGGTGTTCGGCAACTACATCAGCGTGTACGACATTCAACGGGCCGTGGCCGACAAGGCGACCGTGCCGATTTACTACGAAAGCCGCATCGCCAAGCTGGCCCTGAATGCCTCTGAGCTGCCGAAGATCGACGAGCAGTTCGAGGAGATCACCGAAGGCGAGGAACTTACCAACCGCGAGAAGCTGAAGGCGAAGTGGGCCGCCTTGGAAGTGCTCGTGGGCGACCCCAACCGGCTCAAGCTAATCGCCGCCGACCTAGTAGCTCACTTCGAGAAACGCTGGGAGGCGATGGACGGCAAGGCCATGGTCGTTTGCATGAGCCGCCGCATCTGCGTCGATCTGTACGACCAGATCATCAAGCTCCGGCCGGATTGGGCGAGCGCCAAGGATGACGAGGTTGAAGCCGAGAAGGGCAAAGATTGCGTTGTAAAGATCGTAATGACTGGCAGCGCCGAGGACGGCCCCGATTGGCAGCCGCACATCCGTAACAAAGACCGGCGCCGCAAGCTGGCGACGCGGTTCAAGGACAGCAAAGACCCGTTCCGGATCGTCATCGTCCGCGACATGTGGCTCACCGGCTTCGATGCGCCGTGCTTGCACACGATGTACGCGGACAAGCCGATGCACGGCCACGGGCTGATGCAGGCAATCGCTCGCGTTAATCGCGTGTTCCGCGACAAGCCCGGCGGCCTGGTCGTCGATTACCTCGGACTTGCCGATCAGCTCAAGCAGGCGCTCGCAACCTATACCGAGAGCGGTGGTAAAGGCGAGCCGACCATCGATACGAAGAAGGCGATCGCCGTGATGCTTGAGAAGCATGGCATCGCCGCGGACATGTTGCACGGGTTTAACTGGGCCAAGTGGTCAACGGGGACGCCGATCGAGCAGCTTTCTCTGATTCCCGCCGGCCAAGAGCACATCCTGCAGCAGGAAAACGGCAAATCCCGATTCGTTCAGGTCGTGATGGAACTGTCGCGTGCCTATGCGCTGTGCGCCGCGAGCGACGAAGCTGTGGCTGTGCGGGACGACGTCAGCTTTTTCCAGGCGATTTCAGCTGCTCTGAACAAACAAACCACCGGCGGCAGCAAAAGGACGCCGGAGCAGCTCGCCGCCGCCATCCGCCAGCTCGTGTCGAAAGCGATCATCACCGAGGGCAAGGTCATCGACGTCTTCACCGCGGCCGGGCTTCCGCGGCCCGACATTAGCATTCTGTCGGATCAGTTTCTTGTGGAGGTTCGCAATCTTAAGCACAAGAACGTCGCCGCGGAGCTACTGGAAAAGCTGCTGAAGGACGAGCTAAAGGTCCGCGCCAAGCGGAATCTCGTTCAGTCGCAGCTCTTCAGCGAGAAGCTGCGAAATACGCTGAACGCGTACCACAACCGGGCAATCGCAACCCAGGAAGTTATCGACGAGCTTATCAAGTTGGCGAAGGAACTCGACGCCGCGACCAAAGCAGGTCGGGAAACGGGCCTGAGCGACGACGAAATAGCCTTCTACGACGCGCTGGCGGCGAACGAGTCAGCCGTTCAGGCGATGGGCAACGACCAACTGAAAGTGATCGCGGCGGAACTGATTACGCAGGTGCGGAAAAGCGTCACGATCGACTGGACGCTTCGCGAGAGCGCTCGCGCGAAAATCCGCGTGATGGTGAAGCGGATCTTGAATAGGTTCGGCTACCCACCTGACCTGCAGGAAGAGGCGGTGAAAACAGTCCTTATGCAGGCGGAACTGCTTTGCGTTGACTGGGCATCGGAATAG
- a CDS encoding phospholipase D-like domain-containing protein: protein MDIQFFASDPQAKARRALEQVLASGTDVLAVACAFCTGAGIQVLLNHLPRLQNPGSFVVVSVSPPTDYAGLGELHSHIPNNLFVHWGKLAPKEKAKNGAALMHSKVFYARSGQECWLWTGSHNLTGNATQGGNCEAAVLLHGDADAQPFQDAFAHLVACRDQATLYDPDAPPPGDVERANVLVIHAEADDVNGLTFPLRVHLCLNSADFDSLLAPPADVRLFIYPSHSLQSGWVNANPLIALSGYLTGQNLTGRNPTARRAGTDAAWAAANLNIIESGGVLRVTRPGPPGPDVTTQAVLFIDGRASGRECFFSQKPKAIEVPVLGKEYWTEVDPDMARFFSREHVQGNHLLHIPIIGRDQQISVKGDEVREVDMQKLQQEIGSPERLVQLEFDDEDYSSNAKRHPFILRAKYRLR, encoded by the coding sequence GTGGATATTCAATTCTTTGCATCAGATCCTCAAGCGAAGGCTCGCCGTGCTCTGGAACAAGTGCTTGCAAGCGGTACCGATGTCCTCGCAGTTGCGTGCGCATTTTGCACAGGAGCAGGGATCCAGGTTTTGTTGAATCACCTTCCCCGACTGCAGAATCCAGGCTCATTTGTCGTTGTCTCGGTATCGCCTCCTACCGACTACGCTGGACTCGGGGAATTGCACAGTCATATTCCAAACAATCTGTTTGTGCATTGGGGAAAGCTGGCTCCAAAGGAAAAGGCAAAGAACGGTGCTGCGTTGATGCACAGCAAGGTATTTTATGCACGCAGCGGACAGGAGTGCTGGCTTTGGACTGGCAGCCACAATCTTACCGGTAATGCGACACAGGGCGGAAATTGCGAAGCTGCTGTGCTGCTTCACGGGGACGCAGACGCCCAACCCTTTCAGGACGCATTTGCACATCTAGTTGCCTGCCGTGACCAAGCTACGCTTTATGATCCCGACGCGCCGCCGCCAGGCGACGTCGAACGCGCAAACGTACTTGTAATTCACGCAGAAGCTGACGACGTTAACGGGCTTACCTTCCCGTTGCGCGTCCATCTTTGCCTCAATTCCGCGGATTTCGACTCGCTTCTCGCACCGCCGGCTGACGTTAGGTTGTTCATCTATCCTTCGCATTCCCTTCAGTCCGGTTGGGTCAATGCGAATCCACTCATCGCGCTTTCAGGTTACCTTACGGGCCAAAACCTAACCGGGCGAAATCCCACCGCAAGGCGCGCGGGCACGGACGCTGCTTGGGCTGCTGCGAACCTGAACATCATCGAATCCGGCGGCGTGCTTCGAGTTACGAGACCAGGTCCACCTGGCCCCGACGTGACCACCCAGGCGGTCCTGTTCATTGATGGTCGCGCGAGCGGCAGGGAGTGCTTCTTCTCGCAAAAGCCCAAAGCGATAGAAGTACCAGTGCTCGGCAAAGAATATTGGACTGAAGTCGATCCTGACATGGCTAGATTCTTTAGCCGCGAGCATGTCCAGGGCAACCACCTGTTGCATATTCCGATCATCGGGCGAGATCAGCAAATTTCAGTCAAGGGAGACGAGGTACGCGAAGTCGACATGCAGAAGCTCCAGCAAGAGATCGGAAGCCCTGAACGACTAGTACAGTTGGAGTTCGATGACGAAGATTACTCAAGCAACGCAAAACGCCATCCATTCATCCTTCGGGCGAAATACCGGCTCCGTTAG